CACGGGCGGCGGGTCCGCTATGTGATCGGCGACGAGCCCGGACAGGTGAACGGCATGCGATGGCGCCGCGCCGCGTGCGCGAGCTGAGCCGACGTTCCGTAGCGACCGTCGGCTGAGCCAACGCCCTCGGCACCCGCCAACCTCAGGGGGCTCCGCCCCCCGACCCCCCGGTCCTTCGCCCACCCAGCATCCGACTCGGCAGGCTGGAAAGCGACCCATCCGGTCGTGACTCGGCTGGCTGGAGAGCGAGCCATCCGGTCGTGACTCGGCTGGCTGGAGAGCGAGCCATCCGGTCGTGATGCGGCTGGTTGGGGAGTGATCCACCGGCCTTGCGACTCGGTCGGCTGGGGAGCTACCCATCCGGTCGTGACTCGGCTGGTTGGGTCGTGACCCACCCGGTCTTGCGACTCGGCAGGCTGGAAAGCGACCCATCCGGTCGTGACTCGGCTGGCTGGAGAGCGAGCCATCCGGTCGTGATGCGGCTGGTTGGGGAGTGATCCACCGGCCTTGCGACTCGGTCGGCTGGGGAGCTACCCATCCGGTCGTGACTCGGCAGGCAGGGGAGTGACCCACCGGGCCTCGCGACCCCGGTCGGCGGAGAGCGACCCGTCCGGGCTCGTGACCCGGCAGGCTGGGGAGCGACCCGCCGGTCTCGCCGATCAGTCGGCTGGGCAGCGGTCCGTTCGGGGTCGTGGCTTGGTGGGCTGGAGGCGGCCGTCCGGGTTTTTGCTCGGCCTCTGCCGACAGCAAGGGCCGGTGGGTGGGAAAGCACCCTCAGGGCAGCGCACGCGTACTCGTACCCCAAGTCCAGCTACCCGGGGCAAGCGCCCCTGCGAGGTATCCGTATGCCCAGCGAATTCTTCTTCCCCGACCCCACCGGCCAGGTGCCCAGCGCCGAGGGCTACTTCGGCGTGTTCGGCGGCAAGTTCATCCCGGAGGCCCTCGTCGCCGCCGTGGACGAGGTCGCCGTCGAGTACGACAAGGCCAAGGCCGACCCCGAGTTCGCCCGTGAGCTCGACGACCTGCTCCTGAACTACACCGGCCGGCCCAGCGCGCTGACCGAGGTGCCGAGGTTCGCCGAACACGCCGGTGGCGCACGGGTGTTCCTGAAGCGGGAAGACCTCAACCACACCGGCTCCCACAAGATCAACAACGTGCTCGGCCAGGCCCTGCTCACCAAGCGGATGGGCAAGACCCGCGTGATCGCGGAGACCGGTGCCGGTCAGCACGGTGTCGCGACCGCCACCGCCTGCGCCCTCTTCGGCCTCGACTGCACCATCTACATGGGCGAGGTCGACACCAAGCGCCAGGCCCTGAACGTGGCCCGGATGCGCATGCTCGGCGCCGAGGTCGTCGCCGTGAAGTCCGGCAGCCGCACCCTGAAGGACGCCATCAACGAGGCGTTCCGCGACTGGGTCGCCAACGTGGACCACACCCACTACCTGTTCGGGACCGTCGCCGGCCCGCACCCCTTCCCCGCCATGGTCCGCGACTTCCACCGGGTGATCGGCGTGGAGGCGCGGCGGCAGCTCCTGGAACGCGCGGGGCGCCTCCCCGACGCCGCGATCGCCTGCGTCGGCGGCGGCTCCAACGCCATCGGCCTCTTCCACGCCTTCATTCCCGACGCGGGCGTACGCCTCATCGGCTGCGAGCCCGCGGGCCACGGCATCGAGACCGGCGAGCACGCGGCCACCCTGACCGCGGGGGAGCCGGGCATTCTGCACGGTTCCCGCTCGTACGTCCTGCAGGACGACGAGGGCCAGATCACCGAGCCGTACTCCATCTCGGCCGGTCTGGACTACCCGGGCATCGGTCCCGAGCACTCCTACCTCAAGGACTCCGGCCGCGGTGAGTACCGCGCGATCACCGACGACGCGGCCATGCAGGCCCTGCGCCTGCTGTCCCGTACCGAGGGGATCATCCCGGCGATCGAGAGCGCCCACGCCCTGGCCGGCGCCCTGGACGTCGGCAAGGAGCTGGGCAAGGACGGCCTGATCGTCGTCAACCTCTCCGGCCGCGGCGACAAGGACATGGACACCGCCGCCCGCTACTTCGGCCTCTACGACACCGACGCCGAGGTGGCCGCCGACAAAGCCGACACCGCCGAGATCGAGGGGGACGCCAAGTGAGCGGGAACATCCAGCTGTTGACGGACACCCTCGCCGGCGCCAGGGCCGAGGGGCGCTCCGCGCTCATCGCCTACCTCCCGGCCGGGTTCCCGACCGTGGACGGCGGCATCGAGGCGATCAAGGCCGTCTTCGACGGCGGGGCCGATGTCGTGGAGGTCGGCCTGCCGCACAGCGACCCCGTCCTCGACGGCCCGGTCATCCAGACCGCCGACGACATCGCCCTGCGCGGCGGGGTCAGGATCGCCGACGTCATGCGCACGGTCCGGGAGGCGTACGCGGCGACCGGGAAGCCCGTGCTCGTCATGACGTACTGGAACCCCATCGACCGCTACGGCGTCGAGCGCTTCACCGCCGAGCTGGCCGAGGCGGGCGGCGCGGGCTGCATCCTGCCCGACCTGCCCGTCCAGGAGTCGGCGCTGTGGCGGGAGCACGCCGAGAAGCACGGCCTCGCGACCGTCTTCGTCGTGGCGCCGAGCAGCAAGGACGAGCGGCTCGCCCGGATCACCGCGGCGGGCAGCGGCTTCGTCTACGCGGCCTCGCTGATGGGTGTCACCGGCACCCGCGAATCCGTCGGAGCGCAGGCCCAGAACCTGGTCGAACGCACCCGCGCCACCGGCACCGGACTGCCCGTCTGCGTCGGACTCGGTGTCTCGGGCGGCGCCCAGGCCGCCGAGGTCGCCGGCTTCGCCGACGGCGTGATCGTCGGCTCGGCCTTCGTGAAGCGGATGCTGGACGCCCCCGACCACGCGTCGGGTCTCGTGGCGGTCCGCGAACTGGCCGAGGAACTGGCGAAGGGCGTGCGCGGACAGGCGTAACCGTCAGTAATACGGAAGATTCGGTCACTCGAACGAGTGGACCTGGGACCGGGGAGGCGCGCTTGCGCCTCCCCGGTTCGTTCTGGGGGTGTGAGCGAGAAGAACCATGACGGAAAGCGCGCCGCCCGGGAGCGGCTGGCGGTCGAGCGTGAGAAGCAGAAGCACACGGAGAAGCGGCGGCGCGCGCTGATCGTGGGCGCGAGCATCGTCTGCGTCCTGGGCCTCGCGGCGGTGGTCGGCGTGCTCGCCGTGAACGCCGGCAGGAACAAGGGCGAGAAGGCGGGGCCCGTCGTGGCGCCCTCGGGCGCGCAGGGCAAGGACAGCCTCGCGATCCCGATCGGAAAGGACGGCGCCAAGTCGACGCTCATCATCTGGGAGGACGTCCGCTGCCCGGCCTGCCAGGCCTTCGAGATCGCCTACCGCCCGACGCTCCATGCACTGGCCGACTCCGGCAAGCTCAGAATCGAGTACCACCTGGTCCGGCTGATCGACGGCAACCTCGGCGGCACCGGCTCCCTGCGCGGCGCCAACGCCCTGGCCTGCGCCCAGGACATCGCGAAGTTCCGCGACTACCACGACGTGCTGTACGCGAACCAGCCCAAGGAGACCGACGACGCCTACGCGGACAACACCAAGCTGATCGACCTGGCCGGCAAGGTCGGCGGCCTCAAGACACCGGCCTTCCAGAAGTGCGTCGAGGACGGCATCCACGACAGCTGGGTGAACAAGTCGCAGAAGGCCTTCCAGTCCGGCGGCTTCACCGGCACCCCCACGGTCCTGCTCGGCGGGAAGAACATCGCCCAGGACCAGACCATGACGCCGGCCAAGCTCAAGCAGATGGTGGAGACGGCCGCCCGCGGGTAAGGATCTTCCTCCCGCCCCGTCCGTCTTTTCTCACGCCCCCGTTATGGACCCGTAGCCGGGCTGCTTGCCGTCCCCACGGCCCGGCACGGTAGCGTCGGACTTGCCATGGAACTTTCCTACATTCCCAGCCCGTCGCGCGGGGTGCTGTATCTCGGCCCCATCCCGCTGCGCGGCTACGCCTTCTGCATCATCATCGGCGTCTTCGTCGCCGTCTGGCTCGGCAACAAGCGCTGGATCGCCCGTGGCGGGCGGGCCGGCACGGTTGCCGACATCGCGGTCTGGGCGGTGCCGTTCGGTCTGGTCGGCGGCCGGCTGTACCACGTGATCACGGACTACGAGCTGTACTTCAGCCCGGGCCGTGACTGGGTGGACGCCTTCAAGGTGTGGCAGGGCGGCCTGGGCATCTGGGGCGCGATCGCGCTCGGTGCGCTCGGCGCGTGGATCGGCGCGCGGCGT
Above is a genomic segment from Streptomyces fodineus containing:
- a CDS encoding DsbA family protein; the protein is MSEKNHDGKRAARERLAVEREKQKHTEKRRRALIVGASIVCVLGLAAVVGVLAVNAGRNKGEKAGPVVAPSGAQGKDSLAIPIGKDGAKSTLIIWEDVRCPACQAFEIAYRPTLHALADSGKLRIEYHLVRLIDGNLGGTGSLRGANALACAQDIAKFRDYHDVLYANQPKETDDAYADNTKLIDLAGKVGGLKTPAFQKCVEDGIHDSWVNKSQKAFQSGGFTGTPTVLLGGKNIAQDQTMTPAKLKQMVETAARG
- the trpA gene encoding tryptophan synthase subunit alpha; the protein is MSGNIQLLTDTLAGARAEGRSALIAYLPAGFPTVDGGIEAIKAVFDGGADVVEVGLPHSDPVLDGPVIQTADDIALRGGVRIADVMRTVREAYAATGKPVLVMTYWNPIDRYGVERFTAELAEAGGAGCILPDLPVQESALWREHAEKHGLATVFVVAPSSKDERLARITAAGSGFVYAASLMGVTGTRESVGAQAQNLVERTRATGTGLPVCVGLGVSGGAQAAEVAGFADGVIVGSAFVKRMLDAPDHASGLVAVRELAEELAKGVRGQA
- the trpB gene encoding tryptophan synthase subunit beta gives rise to the protein MPSEFFFPDPTGQVPSAEGYFGVFGGKFIPEALVAAVDEVAVEYDKAKADPEFARELDDLLLNYTGRPSALTEVPRFAEHAGGARVFLKREDLNHTGSHKINNVLGQALLTKRMGKTRVIAETGAGQHGVATATACALFGLDCTIYMGEVDTKRQALNVARMRMLGAEVVAVKSGSRTLKDAINEAFRDWVANVDHTHYLFGTVAGPHPFPAMVRDFHRVIGVEARRQLLERAGRLPDAAIACVGGGSNAIGLFHAFIPDAGVRLIGCEPAGHGIETGEHAATLTAGEPGILHGSRSYVLQDDEGQITEPYSISAGLDYPGIGPEHSYLKDSGRGEYRAITDDAAMQALRLLSRTEGIIPAIESAHALAGALDVGKELGKDGLIVVNLSGRGDKDMDTAARYFGLYDTDAEVAADKADTAEIEGDAK